In the Tribolium castaneum strain GA2 chromosome 1, icTriCast1.1, whole genome shotgun sequence genome, one interval contains:
- the Mgtor gene encoding nucleoprotein TPR isoform X1, with protein MEVSCVFASVLSHEEWAKVPRATAKKLETFVTEKFEEFISCKALLETSRYNADQALAESQERLGALQKENEDLKRRLEVATATVSELEAQISQLTSDASKLQSTANRLEAEAAEFRHQRNMAVDERDEHLQMLQRRDSEIERLQADLSTLTKQLEGAVNAKCEALAQADEVASMKLRLEYREKRMEQERQLLNSQIETLTEDLNARTEELLNMRRDNTSRCIQLETKLTEKTQELVVANEQIKSLTELNNNFAARNEELSQKLLSLREADAKMNESYLHEIEAKTKLANAYKSMCEESQQHAESLKEALAEVQQMLKHATDEYGELETKHKEMELTHEEILAKKNECITLLKKELETSKELLENCKQDQIQKEIEGLSPSAASASRLLKSGMTVTEIYTQYVTISERLIDVEKENAQLKNYISSIVHEVEEKGPLIKKLREDYSNALDANEILKNSNDQLLNEIQQLREANVQCTRVEEAVSRENARYKKEVADLSRQVCHLLQEIENSRVGSSSTSTDMDLSDSVSSADIITKKLVTFNDISELQKNNQKLLAIVRELTERQEEAEAFDPAAISDLKMKLDHLRESQNELLEERERHNKMMITLGNQRDMYKNLYTQAVKAAGEEVPSQLDSSFSLKETNGEHDKSHDNESQSDDKTQELLTQIESFRKKIEHLKNENELYRKEKSENEKILLEQLENMRAEVKELVKANCKLLSQQENSDEKFKIAQNNIEIYKKQITALEKQNKIYSETIIKHEQAITYLKDETMQSQTKLARAEVMLANLQKENALLKDAEMRLLKERESIKRESHTQNMIQSNIELIKATLERTDAEGKLRLEARLDEAHRECAALRRRLQEEQDRFRQLSEHLESQTQLAKQRMGEEQAEAEKLRKELANNREELIQKANQIEDLTKKLKTSAYAIPESNIDGKRIRELEQQLSDAKAEIEALSSKLKTSREAAEQYSNVASNAENQMTILMEKQKELEEKIESQKNTIKQLQEKCAELEGELSLQMDDQDMANASTRSKSTQLEEELNVKNMDLQTAREQLENIRNENKSLIESLKAVENKFARQVMLHSADLQMLTDIKADYEKATNELIEMRRSRDCALEELDNNKASWETREKMIQKEREELEQRFKDMDAQNSLLLDQIQALNTQLSVLQAQATAEPNQSADLSMSKSFTEDEVKSSEQLLTIIKYLRQEKDIAVSKSEIMEAEYERLKSQHEMLTKQLEEAKAAVETERQKSEVSVVTAAKHAEVLRKVETLNAITDSNRALRQERDTMKNQISELKQRAETLAAELAPTLEKNRELNIKAEAMQTENISLRAECTKWRQRAQMLIEKSNRTSPEDWKKLLNERETLAKQLTIERGNVAKITDEVNTLKQDKGKLEEQLRNVRSQNNNQAEEIARLKEDMTSLQNQMQQLTQSLEQTQDSNKRLLEENRLLTEHTAGKDVNITELKNNLTQIRKIAKKYKIQCEDQINEIKTLREEKELKETEQNSNERQLQVQRSEMEERISQIEQSNKDVIERLNQQVATLTEENENYKKEIESHKQGFLDREERFKNLFKNAKERIVTLTEQMNTLRGQLGNQESSSSTNENPEEGTSSSNNDLLTKIDNLEKEKANILADRRQENEKYASEIEALMQKVSQLQRQLGQQGSKPSTSSGSEKPANDPPTANIKPMAGHSTNTQTQSVPIHPWRSGETPLASIRPMSQQVRTVTVLPTSQSPSAVMVPPQQQVHTTGSSTIEALSSSSPTSSHTDYVPATSSASPAMLGPRQVVVPPTQSSQDTEDEDANMQLQSAPQQQAVALVLPRVEPPSSGPTQEQGTSSSSSSNTVTTTQAGLKRQRDPDTDTGDEQTKTQQQSKRTRVQQAGTVSDSGLEVEYQVPTSSQRDHDDDNVIVVESDEEGGADEGEGADDEPDDPDTEGYDLEVMEQDNYEDADCQDVEDEEGGNEVEVIEDSSEVPNQSERSLQEEASQEESVEPAQPEATSSGTDGGPGGVTLSQASTSVSMTMPSFSRTRPIAPLLSRQQQSHLLLSHGLEEGGDDGIVPSTPTLFVPRRSDGFGEAVSSPHVPTSGRFTFNESVPPNTAGSSEIVPEQTLEVTNMDENSTGRSVPSTPLQASPQEAVPGSEEQGSSQTTQSDAEIPSITVSGVEEDEPAAEGSSEECMGPPSIAGTSAEGTQEANHPEESEGYDGVTSEGEKQPSTEEGEEEGREAEASPSTNTRSRSTRAGGSTARRSGRQMGSRGVTRSGPTPIVWGEQRNSPQHQQQQQRHSDGPRGRPNIQSNYAPRAPRRARGRAQRPYGRF; from the exons ATGGAGGTTTCGTGTGTTTTTGCGTCCGTCCTTTCGCACGAAGAATGGGCAAAGGTGCCTCGTGCAACGGCAAAAAAACTCGAAACTTTCGTCACTGAGAAATTCGAGGAGTTCATTTCGTGCAAGGCCCTGCTCGAAACCAGCCGCTACAATGCTG ACCAGGCTTTGGCGGAGTCCCAGGAGCGGCTGGGGGCCCTCCAGAAGGAAAACGAGGACTTGAAGCGGCGTTTGGAGGTCGCCACGGCCACAGTTTCGGAGCTGGAGGCCCAAATATCGCAACTAACAAGTGACGCCTCCAAGCTGCAAAGCACGGCAAACAGGCTTGAGGCCGAGGCTGCGGAGTTCCGCCACCAGCGTAACATGGCCGTGGACGAACGAGACGAACACCTGCAGATGCTCCAACGGCGCGACTCAGAAATCGAGCGTCTGCAAGCCGATCTTTCGACTTTAACCAAACAGCTTGAAGGTGCTGTGAACGCAAAATGCGAGGCGCTGGCACAAGCTGACGAGGTCGCGTCGATGAAGCTAAGACTCGAATACCGGGAGAAGAGAATGGAACAAGAAAGGCAACTTCTGAACAGCCAGATTGAGACACTAACCGAGGACTTGAATGCTCGAACTGAAGAATTACTTAACATGCGACGTGATAATACATCGCGTTGTATCCAATTAGAGACTAAACTGACTGAGAAAACGCAAGAATTAGTTGTTGCCAATGAACAGATTAAATCACTCACTGAACTCAACAATAATTTTGCGGCCAGGAATGAGGAATTGTCGCAGAAGTTGTTGAGTCTTAGGGAAGCTGATGCGAAAATGAATGAGTCGTATTTGCATGAAATTGAAGCCAAGACGAAATTGGCCAATGCTTATAAGTCCATGTGTGAGGAGAGTCAACAGCATGCGGAAAGTCTCAAAGAAGCATTGGCTGAG GTTCAACAAATGCTGAAGCACGCGACTGATGAATACGGAGAACTGGAAACGAAACACAAAGAAATGGAATTAACTCACGAAGAAATTTTGGCTAAGAAGAATGAATGTATCACATTATTAAAGAAAGAATTAGAAACATCAAAAGAACTTTTAGAAAACTGCAAACAAGACCAAATACAAAAAGAAATCGAAGGTTTATCACCATCTGCAGCATCAGCATCACGTCTCTTAAAATCAGGAATGACAGTAACAGAAATTTACACACAATACGTAACAATTTCGGAACGACTGATCGACGTGGAGAAAGAAAATGCCCAATTGAAAAACTACATTAGCAGCATTGTTCACGAAGTTGAAGAAAAAGGAccactaattaaaaaactacgcGAGGATTATAGCAACGCTTTGGACGCAaacgaaatattaaaaaattcaaacgatcAGTTGTTGAACGAAATCCAACAATTGCGCGAAGCCAACGTTCAGTGCACTAGAGTTGAGGAAGCCGTTTCAAGAGAGAATGCAAGATATAAGAAGGAAGTAGCTGATTTAAGCCGTCAAGTGTGCCATTTATTGCAGGAAATTGAAAATTCGAGAGTTGGTTCGTCTTCAACTTCGACTGACATGGACTTGAGCGATAGCGTCAGCTCTGCCGATATTATTACGAAAAAGTTGGTCACTTTTAACGATATTTCCGAGTTGCAAAAGAACAACCAAAAGTTACTTGCCATTGTTCGCGAATTGACAGAACGCCAGGAAGAAGCGGAAGCTTTTGATCCAGCGGCAATTTccgatttaaaaatgaaacttgATCATTTGAGGGAATCTCAGAATGAACTGCTTGAAGAACGTGAACGTCACAATAAAATGATGATTACTTTAGGCAATCAGAGAGATATGTACAAGAACTTGTATACACAAGCTGTTAAAGCTGCAGGGGAAGAGGTTCCTTCTCAACTCGACTCTTCATTCAGTTTGAAAGAAACCAACGGGGAACACGACAAAAGCCACGATAATGAATCTCAAAGTGACGACAAAACACAAGAATTGCTCACACAGATTGAAAGTTTCcggaaaaaaatcgaacactTGAAGAATGAGAACGAACTATACCGTAAAGAAAAATCAGAGAATGAAAAAATTCTGCTAGAACAGTTAGAAAACATGAGGGCAGAAGTGAAAGAATTGGTTAAAGCCAACTGTAAGTTGCTTTCGCAACAGGAGAATAGTGACGAGAAGTTTaaaattgcacaaaacaaTATTGAAATTTACAAGAAACAGATCACGGCGTTGGAGAAACAGAATAAAATTTACAGCGAAACGATCATCAAGCATGAGCAAGCGATAACGTATCTTAAGGACGAAACAATGCAATCGCAAACGAAACTTGCAAGAGCTGAAGTAATGTTGGCAAATCTTCAGAAGGAGAATGCGTTACTTAAGGACGCAGAGATGCGTTTGCTTAAAGAACGCGAAAGCATAAAACGAGAGTCACACACGCAAAATATGATCCAAAGCAACATTGAATTGATTAAAGCAACGTTAGAACGCACAGACGCCGAAGGAAAATTGAGGCTGGAAGCGAGGTTGGATGAAGCACACCGTGAATGTGCCGCGTTAAGACGCCGATTACAGGAGGAACAAGACAGGTTTAGACAACTGTCCGAACATTTGGAAAGCCAAACACAACTTGCCAAACAACGTATGGGTGAGGAACAAGCCGAAGCGGAAAAACTACGAAAGGAATTAGCCAATAACAGGGAGGAATTGATCCAGAAAGCCAATCAAATCGAAGATTTGACCAAGAAACTCAAAACTTCTGCGTACGCAATACCGGAAAGTAACATCGATGGAAAACGAATCCGCGAATTGGAGCAACAACTAAGCGATGCTAAGGCCGAAATTGAAGCTTTGAGTTCGAAATTGAAAACATCGCGTGAAGCGGCTGAGCAATATTCCAACGTTGCAAGCAATGCTGAGAATCAAATGACGATTTTAATGGAAAAACAGAAAGAATTGGAGGAGAAGATCGAAAGTCAGAAGAACACGATCAAGCAGTTGCAGGAAAAATGCGCCGAGCTGGAGGGAGAATTATCGTTGCAAATGGATGATCAAGACATGGCAAATGCAAGCACTCGTAGCAAATCAACACAGTTGGAAGAGGAGCtaaatgtgaaaaatatgGACTTGCAAACGGCCCGCGAACAGTTGGAAAATATCCGAAATGAGAACAAATCACTCATCGAAAGTCTGAAAGCCGTTGAAAATAAGTTTGCGAGACAAGTGATGTTGCATTCGGCCGATCTACAAATGCTTACTGATATTAAAGCCGACTATGAGAAAGCCACAAATGAATTAATCGAAATGAGACGAAGTCGTGACTGTGCTTTGGAAGAACTCGACAATAATAAAGCTAGCTGGGAGACGCGGGAAAAAATGATCCAGAAAGAACGGGAAGAGTTGGAGCAACGTTTCAAAGACATGGATGCGCAAAACAGTCTATTGTTGGACCAGATTCAAGCTCTCAATACGCAACTATCTGTCCTTCAGGCACAAGCTACCGCAGAACCAAACCAATCGGCCGACTTATCGATGAGTAAATCGTTCACTGAGGACGAAGTCAAGTCTTCCGAACAGTTGCtcactataattaaatatttgcgaCAAGAGAAAGACATTGCTGTAAGTAAATCCGAAATCATGGAAGCCGAATACGAGCGGTTGAAGTCACAACATGAGATGCTAACCAAACAGTTGGAGGAAGCCAAAGCTGCGGTCGAAACCGAGCGACAGAAGTCGGAAGTTTCGGTCGTGACGGCAGCCAAACATGCCGAAGTTTTACGCAAAGTTGAGACACTCAACGCTATCACTGATAGCAATCGAGCGCTGCGTCAGGAACGGGATACGATGAAGAACCAAATTAGTGAGTTGAAACAACGGGCTGAGACACTAGCAGCTGAGTTGGCCCCAACTTTGGAAAAGAATCGAGAGTTGAATATTAAAGCCGAAGCGATgcaaactgaaaatatttcgCTGAGGGCTGAGTGCACGAAGTGGAGACAGAGGGCGCAAATGTTGATCGAAAAATCGAACCGGACTAGTCCCGAAGATTGGAAGAAATTGTTAAATGAACGCGAGACTCTTGCCAAACAATTGACCATCGAGAGAGGTAACGTTGCGAAAATCACTGATGAGGTCAATACGTTGAAGCAGGATAAGGGTAAGCTTGAGGAACAGTTGAGGAATGTCAGGTCACAGAATAATAACCAAGCTGAAGAAATTGCCCGGTTGAAGGAAGATATGACTTCGTTGCAAAACCAAATGCAACAGTTGACACAGTCGTTGGAACAGACGCAAGACAGTAACAAACGGTTATTGGAGGAAAATCGCTTGTTGACTGAACACACGGCTGGGAAAGACGTCAATATCACCGAACTTAAAAACAATCTCACGCAAATCCGCAAAATTGCGaagaaatacaaaatacaGTGTGAGGATCAGATTAACGAAATTAAAACCTTGCGAGAGGAGAAGGAATTAAAGGAGACTGAACAAAACTCGAATGAGAGGCAGTTGCAAGTGCAACGCAGCGAAATGGAAGAGAGAATATCACAAATCGAGCAAAGTAACAAGGACGTGATTGAGCGACTGAACCAACAAGTCGCAACCCTGACTGAAGAAAACGAAAACTACAAGAAGGAAATCGAAAGCCACAAACAGGGTTTCTTAGATCGCGAAGAACGGTTTAAAAATCTCTTCAAAAATGCCAAAGAACGGATCGTGACATTGACCGAACAGATGAATACTTTGAGGGGGCAGTTGGGTAACCAGGAGAGTTCGTCCTCCACCAATGAAAATCCCGAAGAAGGGACGAGTAGCAGCAATAATGATCTCTTGACGAAAATCGATAATTTGGAAAAGGAGAAGGCGAATATTTTGGCTGATCGCCGGCAAGAGAATGAGAAATATGCGTCTGAAATTGAAGCGTTAATGCAGAAAGTGTCGCAGTTGCAACGACAGTTGGGTCAGCAAGGTTCCAAGCCTAGTACGAGTTCAGGGTCGGAGAAGCCGGCGAATGATCCACCCACTGCGAATATTAAACCAATGGCGG GTCACTCGACAAATACTCAAACTCAGTCAGTGCCCATACATCCATGGCGCAGTGGTGAGACACCTCTGGCTAGTATAAGGCCGATGTCGCAGCAAGTTAGGACGGTTACTGTTTTACCGACGAGTCAGAGTCCAAGTGCGGTTATGGTTCCTCCACAACAACAA GTTCATACTACAGGATCAAGCACAATTGAAGCACTTTCGAGTAGTAGTCCGACTAGTTCGCACACTGATTATGTACCAGCGACTAGTTCAGCTAGTCCGGCAATGTTGGGGCCAAGACAGGTTGTTGTTCCTCCAACTCAGTCCTCGCAGGACACGGAAGATGAAGACGCCAATATGCAG TTGCAGTCTGCGCCCCAACAACAAGCTGTTGCTTTAGTCCTGCCAAGGGTAGAACCCCCAAGTAGTGGACCTACCCAAGAACAAGGAACCAGCAGCAGTAGCAGTTCAAACACAGTCACAACAACCCAAGCCGGCCTAAAACGCCAAAGAGATCCAGACACTGATACTGGTGACGAACAAACAAAAACCCAACAACAAAGTAAAAGAACTAGAGTTCAACAAGCTGGAACTGTAAGCGATAGCGGTCTAGAGGTAGAATATCAAGTTCCAACAAGCAGTCAGCGAGATCATGACGACGATAACGTGATAGTTGTTGAAAGTGACGAAGAAGGTGGTGCTGATGAAGGTGAAGGTGCAGACGATGAGCCGGACGATCCTGATACGGAAGGCTATGATTTGGAAGTAATG GAACAAGATAACTACGAAGACGCCGATTGTCAAGACGTTGAAGATGAAGAAGGCGGGAATGAAGTGGAGGTTATTGAAGATTCGAGCGAGGTGCCGAATCAGAGCGAAAGATCATTGCAGGAGGAAGCGTCTCAAGAGGAAAGCGTTGAACCAGCGCAGCCCGAAGCTACAAGTAGTGGCACTGACg GGGGCCCCGGTGGTGTAACCTTATCCCAAGCCTCGACGTCAGTCTCCATGACAATGCCTTCCTTCTCGCGAACTAGACCTATAGCCCCTCTCCTATCCAGACAGCAACAGTCGCATCTGTTGTTGTCCCACGGGCTGGAAGAGGGCGGCGATGATGGTATTGTTCCATCAACGCCTACTTTATTTGTGCCGAGAAGATCTGACGGTTTTGGTGAGGCCGTTAGTTCTCCTCATGTGCCCACGAGTGGGAGGTTTACTTTTAACGAGTCTGTTCCTCCAAACACTGCCGGTTCTAGTGAGATCGTTCCTGAACAGACATTAGAAGTCACAAATATGGATGAGAATA GTACGGGCAGAAGTGTTCCTAGTACGCCTCTGCAAGCTTCACCTCAAGAAGCAGTACCTGGGAGTGAGGAACAAGGATCCAGTCAAACAACACAGTCAGATG CTGAAATTCCGTCAATTACGGTTAGTGGAGTCGAGGAGGATGAACCTGCAGCTGAAGGCAGCTCGGAGGAATGTATGGGTCCCCCGAGTATAGCAGGCACCTCTGCAGAAGGCACACAAGAGGCTAACCACCCCGAGGAATCAGAAGGCTACGATGGG GTCACTTCCGAAGGCGAAAAACAGCCCAGTACTGAAGAAGGTGAAGAAGAAGGCAGAGAAGCTGAAGCTTCTCCAAGCACAAATACCAGATCGAGGTCAACACGTGCTGGAGGCTCAACAGCAAGACGGTCTGGCAGACAGATGGGTTCTCGAGGTGTGACAAGGTCTGGACCAACCCCTATCGTGTGGGGAGAACAGAGGAACAGCCCTCAGCACCAACAACAGCAACAACGGCATTCAG ATGGACCAAGGGGAAGACCTAATATACAGTCAAATTATGCTCCTAGAGCTCCGAGACGGGCAAGAGGCCGAGCCCAGCGTCCTTATGGGAGATTTTAA